A stretch of Lactuca sativa cultivar Salinas chromosome 6, Lsat_Salinas_v11, whole genome shotgun sequence DNA encodes these proteins:
- the LOC111918819 gene encoding uncharacterized protein LOC111918819 translates to MVSKAGKKIRCSICKEIGHNKATCPRRRPQKLNVKKQKKQKVCVKQNAGQGSISEPQQHEDIEMNPIEMDITQNDMQVTPTNAESSSVGDFSQSMQFTPPRIYEGDEGVVGEETVVGEEAEESSNVQDNEVNPNVQVVDNVQIQKVVPVIQVQHVRVRPISEILKRIRRRKSERILKMKLGKTIGGVDDPGNTK, encoded by the exons ATGGTTTCTAAGGCTGGAAAGAAAATCAGATGTAGTATTTGCAAGGAGATAGGTCACAACAAGGCCACTTGTCCACGGAGAAGGCCCCAAAAGTTAAATGTGAAGAAACAGAAGAAACAAAAAGTTTGTGTAAAGCAAAATGCAGGACAG GGTAGTATAAGTGAACCACAACAACATGAAGATATTGAAATGAATCCAATTGAGATGGATATTACTCAAAATGATATGCAAGTTACTCCTACTAATGCTGAATCCAGTAGTGTAGGGGATTTTAGTCAGTCTATGCAATTTACTCCACCTCGAATTTATGAAGGTGATGAGGGTGTTGTAGGTGAGGAGACTGTTGTGGGTGAGGAAGCTGAGGAGAGTAGTAATGTTCAAGATAATGAGGTTAATCCTAATGTCCAAGTTGTTGATAATGTTCAAATTCAAAAGGTTGTTCCTGTTATCCAGGTTCAACATGTAAGGGTTAGGCCAATTTCAGAGATTTTGAAGAGGATAAGGAGAAGAAAGTCAGAGAGAATATTGAAGATGAAATTAGGCAAAACAATTGGTGGTGTTGATGATCCAGGAAATACTAAGTGA
- the LOC111918774 gene encoding ubiquitin-conjugating enzyme E2 10 produces MASKRILKELKDLQKDPPTSCSAGPVAEDMFHWQATIMGPPDSPYAGGVFLVTIHFPPDYPFKPPKVAFRTKVFHPNINSNGSICLDILKEQWSPALTISKVLLSICSLLTDPNPDDPLVPEIAHMYKTDRNKYETTARSWTQKYAMG; encoded by the exons ATGGCTTCGAAGCGGATCTTGAAAGAACTCAAGGATCTTCAGAAAGATCCTCCTACCTCTTGCAGCGCAG GCCCAGTGGCAGAAGATATGTTTCACTGGCAAGCTACAATTATGGGTCCTCCTGATAGTCCTTATGCTGGTGGAGTGTTTCTAGTTACCATTCATTTCCCTCCAGATTATCCATTTAAGCCACCAAAG GTAGCTTTCAGGACAAAGGTTTTCCATCCCAATATCAACAGCAATGGCAGCATTTGCCTTGATATCTTGAAGGAACAATGGAGCCCTGCTCTTACCATTTCCAAG gtaTTGTTGTCGATTTGCTCTCTGTTGACCGACCCGAACCCAGATGACCCTTTGGTCCCTGAGATTGCACACATGTACAAGACGGATAGGAACAAGTATGAGACAACTGCAAGGAGCTGGACCCAAAAGTATGCCATGGgttag